A single genomic interval of Bacteroidota bacterium harbors:
- a CDS encoding M20/M25/M40 family metallo-hydrolase, giving the protein MMNKTCLIFLLSFFCTYSFSQNTDSSNIAHIYKTALTQGKCYDNLKQLCSKAGGRISGSAQAAVAVELMEKLMIEQQGFDSVWLQPVMVPHWVRGKKETASVFHPSLGYMKLNIIALGGSVATPDGGLKAEILMVDSVTDIAKLGEEKVRGKIIFFNRPMDPAKIFTFEAYGGAVDQRWAGPSIAARYGAVGTICRSMEVGLSDHPHTGAMRYDSLYNKIPCAAISTNDAEKLGKWLKEFPLIKLQMHMHCETLPDVLSYNVVGEIKGSEKPEEIIIVGGHLDAWDNGDGAQDDGAGCVQSMEVANIYKSLHIKPKRTIRVVLFMNEENGLRGGRKYAELAKQNKEKHIAAIETDEGGFTPRGFNATCDSNQWKLLYSWAPLFKPYWVHEWQVGGGGADIGPLRDQGVALIGFIPDPQRYFDFHHTEIDQFKYVNKRELELGSATLSSLIWLLSEHGF; this is encoded by the coding sequence ATGATGAATAAAACATGTCTCATATTTTTGCTGTCGTTTTTTTGCACTTATTCCTTCTCTCAAAACACTGATTCAAGTAACATCGCACATATATATAAAACAGCCCTCACCCAAGGAAAGTGTTATGATAATTTAAAACAACTATGTAGCAAAGCCGGGGGCAGAATCAGTGGTTCGGCTCAAGCTGCTGTTGCTGTTGAGCTCATGGAGAAACTCATGATAGAACAACAGGGTTTCGATTCGGTATGGCTGCAACCCGTGATGGTGCCTCATTGGGTAAGAGGAAAAAAAGAAACTGCTTCTGTCTTTCATCCGAGCTTGGGTTATATGAAATTAAATATTATAGCTTTGGGTGGAAGTGTGGCAACACCCGATGGTGGACTTAAGGCCGAAATACTAATGGTGGATAGTGTAACTGATATTGCGAAACTGGGCGAAGAAAAAGTAAGAGGCAAAATCATTTTTTTTAACCGCCCTATGGACCCTGCTAAAATTTTCACGTTCGAGGCTTATGGCGGAGCTGTTGATCAGCGTTGGGCTGGGCCATCCATTGCTGCAAGGTATGGAGCAGTGGGAACTATTTGCCGCAGCATGGAGGTGGGCTTAAGCGACCATCCACATACAGGTGCCATGCGTTACGATTCATTATATAATAAAATTCCTTGTGCCGCAATTAGCACCAATGATGCAGAAAAATTAGGCAAATGGTTGAAGGAATTTCCGCTTATCAAATTACAAATGCACATGCACTGTGAAACACTTCCCGATGTATTAAGTTATAATGTGGTGGGCGAAATAAAAGGAAGCGAAAAACCTGAAGAAATTATAATAGTTGGCGGACACCTAGATGCGTGGGACAATGGCGATGGTGCACAAGATGATGGTGCAGGTTGTGTGCAAAGTATGGAGGTGGCCAATATTTATAAATCGCTACACATAAAACCCAAACGCACCATTAGAGTTGTATTATTTATGAACGAGGAAAATGGATTACGTGGTGGTCGTAAATATGCCGAGCTTGCCAAACAAAATAAAGAAAAACATATAGCCGCTATAGAAACAGATGAAGGTGGATTTACGCCCCGCGGTTTTAATGCAACATGCGACAGTAACCAATGGAAACTATTATATAGTTGGGCACCCTTATTCAAACCTTATTGGGTTCACGAATGGCAAGTGGGTGGCGGTGGTGCCGACATTGGCCCGCTCAGAGATCAAGGTGTAGCATTAATTGGTTTTATTCCCGACCCACAACGTTATTTCGATTTTCACCATACCGAAATTGACCAATTTAAATATGTAAACAAGCGG